A genomic region of Streptomyces sp. R33 contains the following coding sequences:
- a CDS encoding glycosyltransferase family 2 protein: MNTAAVGPTDVKDVTVAVRVCNQAAALDACLASVFVQSIGTERLEIIGVDDGSTDESGSVLARAAHQYPAFVRVGQVSHGLSPAAARNWALSQVRGRYVIFLEATDRLAPDALERMVAAADANEADVVLGKLESSGRHAVATSMFRKNQAYTDVYASRVYWSLTPDKLFRTSLLQRRGLAFPTDMVIGDDQAFTAGAFIGADNVSVVGDATCVVKGPSPAERATLPDRVALVSRMLALVASQLPEGPRRDKLQSRHLEVELGKATAAALLSATDAAERDQTLWAAAEVLRTQASPGALALLPRMVAVRFALLAQGRFAEAQRMAAFEADKERPAVRKTVENGRVYTTLPFFRDPQVPLPDELFDITGDMTVTHQLEKARWDGPMLLLEGFAFFEQLSTKDRATRVVLRERTSGAVESCQVTARRDDALTNAKGRPRAMGRFSCRVNLAQTSSGWPLPPGTWDLHLAVGFEGVTREVRLGPRRAGELDTTARMPVRIAAAPGTQGMELAATPYYTESGGLSIEVSQRTPLPRHA; the protein is encoded by the coding sequence ATGAACACCGCCGCCGTCGGCCCCACCGACGTCAAGGACGTGACGGTCGCCGTCCGGGTCTGCAACCAGGCCGCCGCGCTCGACGCCTGCCTGGCCTCCGTCTTCGTGCAGTCCATCGGCACGGAGCGACTGGAGATCATCGGCGTCGACGACGGCTCGACCGACGAGAGCGGGTCCGTGCTCGCACGCGCGGCGCACCAGTACCCCGCCTTCGTCCGCGTGGGGCAGGTGTCGCACGGGCTGAGTCCGGCGGCCGCCCGCAACTGGGCGCTGAGCCAGGTGCGCGGACGGTACGTCATCTTCCTGGAGGCCACCGACCGGCTGGCGCCCGATGCGCTGGAGCGGATGGTCGCGGCGGCCGACGCGAACGAGGCCGACGTCGTGCTCGGCAAGCTGGAGAGCTCGGGCCGGCATGCGGTCGCGACGTCGATGTTCCGCAAGAACCAGGCCTACACCGACGTCTACGCCTCGCGCGTCTACTGGTCGCTGACGCCGGACAAGCTGTTCCGCACCAGCCTGCTGCAGCGCCGCGGGCTCGCCTTCCCCACCGACATGGTGATCGGCGACGACCAGGCCTTCACGGCCGGCGCCTTCATCGGGGCGGACAACGTCTCGGTCGTCGGCGACGCGACCTGCGTGGTCAAGGGCCCCTCGCCGGCGGAGCGGGCGACGCTGCCGGACCGGGTCGCCCTGGTCTCGCGGATGCTGGCCCTGGTCGCCTCGCAGCTGCCGGAGGGGCCGCGCCGGGACAAGCTCCAGTCCCGGCACCTGGAGGTGGAGCTCGGCAAGGCGACCGCGGCCGCGCTGCTGTCCGCCACCGATGCGGCGGAGCGGGACCAGACCCTGTGGGCCGCCGCCGAGGTGCTGCGCACCCAGGCGTCCCCGGGGGCGCTGGCGCTGCTGCCGCGCATGGTGGCCGTACGGTTCGCCCTGCTGGCGCAGGGCCGCTTCGCCGAGGCGCAGCGGATGGCCGCGTTCGAGGCGGACAAGGAGCGTCCGGCCGTCCGCAAGACGGTGGAGAACGGCCGGGTGTACACGACGCTGCCGTTCTTCCGCGACCCGCAGGTCCCCCTGCCGGACGAGCTGTTCGACATCACCGGTGACATGACGGTCACCCACCAGCTGGAGAAGGCCCGATGGGACGGGCCGATGCTGCTGCTGGAGGGCTTCGCGTTCTTCGAGCAGCTGTCGACGAAGGACCGTGCCACCCGGGTGGTGCTGCGCGAGCGGACGAGCGGTGCGGTGGAGAGCTGTCAGGTCACGGCCCGCCGGGACGACGCGCTGACCAACGCCAAGGGCAGGCCGCGGGCGATGGGCCGCTTCTCCTGCCGGGTCAACCTGGCGCAGACCTCGAGCGGCTGGCCGCTCCCGCCGGGCACCTGGGACCTGCACCTCGCGGTCGGCTTCGAGGGCGTGACCCGGGAGGTGCGGCTCGGCCCGCGGCGCGCCGGGGAGCTCGACACGACCGCCCGGATGCCGGTGCGGATCGCGGCCGCGCCGGGTACCCAGGGCATGGAGCTGGCGGCCACCCCGTACTACACGGAGTCCGGCGGTCTCAGCATCGAGGTGTCGCAGCGGACGCCGCTGCCGCGGCACGCCTGA
- a CDS encoding sugar ABC transporter permease, translated as MAQLANPAAPADSIPVVDPRLLVREQGLAGYLSEFGRKMKAGDLGSLPVVVGLIIICGIFQGLNANFLSPENLTNIAITMVATGMMAVGIIFVLLLGEIDLSVGSVSGVAGALFAVLAVTHGVNEWVAILAAVAGGALIGAIHGFFFAKIGAPAFAVTLSGLLFWSGAMLQILGSNGTINIDSDGVVGQLTTYFFTDVAAGYGLAAIAVIGYFLASFFDNRRREAAGVPSRPMSEIALRTGLLALFTFGPAAVFNQYKGLPLAVVLFVVVLVGTDFLLRRTTFGRNVFALGGSVEASRRAGISVVGIRIAVFTISGTFAAIGGLFWASKIAAANQSAGGGDLLMNVIAAAVIGGTSLFGGRGRTWNALLGVMVITSIQYGLALQGIATPIQYMITGAVLLATVVIDSVTRKTQKTAGRA; from the coding sequence GTGGCCCAGCTCGCCAACCCCGCCGCCCCGGCCGACTCCATTCCCGTGGTGGACCCCCGTCTGCTCGTCCGCGAGCAGGGTCTGGCCGGCTACCTGAGCGAGTTCGGCCGCAAGATGAAGGCCGGTGACCTGGGCTCCCTCCCGGTCGTTGTCGGCCTGATCATCATCTGCGGCATCTTCCAGGGGCTGAACGCGAACTTCCTGTCCCCGGAGAACCTCACCAACATCGCGATCACCATGGTCGCCACCGGCATGATGGCCGTGGGCATCATCTTCGTGCTGCTGCTCGGCGAGATCGACCTCTCGGTCGGCTCGGTCAGCGGTGTCGCGGGCGCCCTCTTCGCCGTCCTGGCCGTCACCCACGGGGTCAACGAGTGGGTGGCGATCCTGGCCGCCGTCGCAGGCGGTGCCCTGATCGGCGCAATCCACGGCTTCTTCTTCGCCAAGATCGGCGCGCCGGCCTTCGCGGTCACCCTGTCGGGCCTGCTGTTCTGGTCCGGCGCCATGCTGCAGATCCTCGGCAGCAACGGCACGATCAACATCGACTCCGACGGTGTGGTGGGCCAGCTCACCACGTACTTCTTCACGGACGTGGCGGCCGGCTACGGCCTCGCCGCGATCGCGGTGATCGGGTACTTCCTGGCGAGCTTCTTCGACAACCGCCGCCGCGAGGCCGCGGGCGTCCCGTCCCGTCCGATGAGCGAGATCGCGCTGCGCACGGGCCTGCTGGCGCTGTTCACCTTCGGCCCCGCCGCGGTGTTCAACCAGTACAAGGGCCTGCCGCTGGCGGTCGTGCTCTTCGTGGTGGTGCTGGTCGGCACGGACTTCCTGCTGCGCCGCACCACGTTCGGCCGGAACGTCTTCGCCCTCGGCGGCAGCGTCGAGGCCTCCCGCCGCGCCGGCATCAGCGTCGTCGGGATCCGTATCGCGGTGTTCACGATCTCGGGCACCTTCGCCGCCATCGGCGGGCTCTTCTGGGCCTCCAAGATCGCGGCGGCCAACCAGAGCGCCGGCGGCGGCGACCTGCTCATGAACGTGATCGCGGCGGCCGTGATCGGCGGCACCAGCCTCTTCGGCGGCCGGGGCCGGACCTGGAACGCCCTCCTCGGTGTCATGGTCATCACCTCGATCCAGTACGGTCTGGCTCTCCAGGGCATCGCCACGCCGATCCAGTACATGATCACCGGCGCGGTGCTGCTGGCCACCGTGGTGATCGACTCGGTCACCCGCAAGACCCAGAAGACGGCCGGACGCGCCTGA
- a CDS encoding substrate-binding domain-containing protein: MNTRMRRAAVAVAATAMAASLAACGSAKEAGEKPKESGSAAAGGAIKIGLLLPENQTARYEKFDKPLFEKKVAELTGGKAEVVYANAKQDATTQNSQVDTMITNKVNVLVIDAVDSKAIAGSVKKAKEKGIPVVAYDRLAEGPIDAYTSFDNEEVGKVQGKALLEALGDKAKAGEIVMMNGSVTDPNAALFKKGAHSVLDGKVTIGKEYDTKEWKPENANTNMAGAISAIGKDKIVGVYSANDGMAGGIITALKAAGMDPLPPVTGQDAELAGVQRIVAGEQFMSVYKPYAPEAEAAAKMAVALAKGEKLEGVTTSKVDSPTDKGVPSVLVPVVSLTKNNIKDTVIKDGVYTADEICTDKYAAACTTLGLK, from the coding sequence ATGAACACGCGCATGCGTAGAGCCGCCGTAGCCGTCGCCGCCACCGCGATGGCCGCTTCCCTTGCCGCCTGTGGCAGCGCCAAGGAGGCCGGTGAGAAGCCGAAGGAGTCCGGCTCCGCCGCCGCGGGTGGTGCGATCAAGATCGGTCTGCTCCTGCCGGAGAACCAGACCGCGCGCTACGAGAAGTTCGACAAGCCGCTCTTCGAGAAGAAGGTCGCCGAACTCACCGGCGGCAAGGCCGAGGTGGTCTACGCCAACGCCAAGCAGGACGCGACCACGCAGAACTCGCAGGTCGACACGATGATCACCAACAAGGTGAACGTCCTGGTCATCGACGCCGTGGACTCCAAGGCCATCGCCGGCTCGGTGAAGAAGGCCAAGGAGAAGGGCATCCCGGTCGTGGCGTACGACCGCCTCGCCGAGGGCCCGATCGACGCCTACACCTCCTTCGACAACGAAGAGGTCGGCAAGGTCCAGGGCAAGGCCCTGCTCGAGGCCCTGGGCGACAAGGCCAAGGCCGGCGAGATCGTCATGATGAACGGGTCGGTCACCGACCCGAACGCCGCCCTCTTCAAGAAGGGTGCGCACTCCGTCCTCGATGGCAAGGTGACCATCGGCAAGGAGTACGACACCAAGGAGTGGAAGCCGGAGAACGCCAACACCAACATGGCGGGTGCGATCTCCGCGATCGGCAAGGACAAGATCGTCGGCGTCTACTCCGCCAACGACGGCATGGCCGGCGGCATCATCACCGCCCTCAAGGCGGCCGGCATGGACCCGCTGCCCCCGGTCACCGGCCAGGACGCGGAACTCGCCGGTGTGCAGCGCATCGTCGCGGGCGAGCAGTTCATGAGCGTCTACAAGCCGTACGCCCCCGAGGCCGAGGCCGCCGCGAAGATGGCCGTCGCGCTCGCCAAGGGCGAGAAGCTCGAAGGCGTCACCACCTCCAAGGTCGACAGCCCGACCGACAAGGGCGTCCCCTCGGTCCTGGTCCCCGTCGTCTCGCTGACCAAGAACAACATCAAGGACACTGTCATCAAGGACGGTGTCTACACGGCCGACGAGATCTGCACCGACAAGTACGCGGCCGCCTGCACCACCCTCGGCCTGAAGTAG
- a CDS encoding ATP-binding cassette domain-containing protein, whose protein sequence is MVHVSAAPVLALRGVSKRFGAVQALTDVELEIHSGEVVALVGDNGAGKSTLVKTIAGVHPIDDGVIEWQGKPVSISKPHDAQNLGIATVYQDLALCDNIDVVGNLFLGRELKRRGVLDEVEMERRARELLTTLSIRIPSVRIPIASLSGGQRQTVAIARSMLGEPQLVILDEPTAALGVEQTAQVLDLVERLRERGHAVILISHNMADVKAVADKVAVLRLGRNNGVFTVKDTSQEEIISAITGATDNAVTRRAARTGEARK, encoded by the coding sequence ATGGTTCATGTGTCCGCTGCGCCCGTGCTGGCGTTGCGAGGGGTCTCGAAGCGATTCGGTGCCGTCCAGGCGCTCACCGACGTAGAACTCGAGATCCATTCCGGCGAGGTGGTCGCCCTGGTCGGCGACAACGGCGCCGGCAAGTCCACGCTCGTCAAGACGATCGCCGGCGTCCACCCCATCGATGACGGAGTCATCGAGTGGCAAGGCAAGCCGGTCTCGATCAGCAAGCCCCACGACGCCCAGAACCTGGGCATCGCGACGGTCTACCAGGACCTCGCGCTGTGCGACAACATCGACGTCGTCGGCAACCTCTTCCTGGGCCGCGAGCTCAAGCGCCGCGGAGTCCTGGACGAGGTGGAGATGGAGCGCCGCGCCCGCGAGCTCCTGACCACCCTGTCCATCCGGATCCCCAGCGTCCGCATCCCGATCGCCTCGCTCTCCGGCGGCCAGCGCCAGACCGTGGCGATCGCCCGTTCGATGCTCGGCGAGCCCCAGCTCGTCATCCTCGACGAGCCCACGGCCGCCCTCGGCGTCGAGCAGACCGCACAGGTCCTCGACCTGGTGGAACGCCTGCGCGAGCGCGGCCACGCCGTCATCCTCATCAGCCACAACATGGCCGATGTGAAGGCCGTCGCCGACAAGGTGGCGGTCCTGCGGCTGGGCCGCAACAACGGCGTCTTCACCGTCAAGGACACGTCGCAGGAAGAGATCATCTCCGCCATCACCGGAGCCACGGACAACGCCGTGACCCGCCGGGCGGCCCGTACCGGGGAGGCTCGCAAGTGA
- a CDS encoding ROK family transcriptional regulator has product MQTPGSQSSLHRANLERVVRAVRLAGSLTQAEIARSTGLSAATVSNIVRELKDGGTVEVTDTSAGGRRARSVSLSGDAGIVIGVDFGHTHLRVAVGNLAHQVLAEESAPLDVDASWADGFDRAEALVGELIAGIGVGLDKVIGVGLGVPGPIDVESGTLGSTAILPGWAGINPRQELSQRLGVPVYVDNDANLGALGELVWGSGRGVKDLAYIKVASGVGAGLVINGQIYRGPGGTAGEIGHITLDESGPVCRCGNRGCLETFAAARYVLPLLQSTHGPELTMERVVELAREGDPGCRRVIADVGRHVGSGVANLCNVLNPSRVVLGGSLAEAGELILAPIRESVGRYAIPSAARQLSVLTGSLGSRAEVLGALALVLSEMGDSTLLAGSPSLRLLPSVR; this is encoded by the coding sequence GTGCAGACTCCCGGATCGCAGTCTTCACTGCACCGCGCGAATCTCGAACGGGTCGTGCGGGCGGTGCGGCTCGCGGGTTCGCTGACCCAGGCGGAGATCGCCCGGTCCACCGGACTGTCGGCGGCCACGGTCTCCAACATCGTCCGCGAGCTCAAGGACGGTGGGACCGTCGAGGTCACGGACACCTCGGCCGGCGGCCGGCGGGCGCGCAGCGTCTCGCTCAGCGGCGACGCCGGCATCGTGATCGGCGTGGACTTCGGCCACACCCACCTGCGGGTGGCGGTCGGCAACCTCGCTCACCAGGTGCTGGCCGAGGAGTCCGCCCCGCTGGACGTGGACGCCTCCTGGGCGGACGGCTTCGACCGGGCGGAAGCCCTGGTCGGGGAGCTGATCGCGGGCATCGGGGTGGGCCTGGACAAGGTCATCGGTGTGGGGCTCGGCGTCCCCGGCCCGATCGACGTGGAGTCCGGGACCCTCGGCTCCACCGCGATCCTGCCGGGCTGGGCCGGGATCAACCCGCGCCAGGAGCTCTCGCAGCGCCTCGGCGTGCCCGTGTACGTGGACAACGACGCCAACCTCGGAGCGCTCGGGGAGCTGGTGTGGGGGAGCGGCCGCGGGGTCAAGGACCTCGCGTACATCAAGGTCGCCAGCGGCGTCGGCGCCGGCCTGGTGATCAACGGGCAGATCTACCGGGGGCCCGGCGGCACCGCCGGCGAGATCGGGCACATCACCCTCGACGAGTCCGGCCCGGTCTGCCGCTGCGGCAACCGCGGCTGCCTGGAGACCTTCGCCGCGGCCCGGTACGTGCTGCCGCTGCTGCAGAGCACGCACGGGCCCGAGCTCACCATGGAGCGGGTGGTCGAACTGGCCCGGGAGGGCGACCCGGGCTGCCGCCGGGTCATCGCGGACGTAGGCCGCCATGTGGGTAGTGGTGTCGCGAACCTGTGCAACGTTCTGAATCCGAGCCGCGTCGTGCTCGGCGGTTCGCTGGCGGAGGCCGGTGAACTGATCCTGGCCCCCATACGCGAGTCCGTGGGGCGGTACGCGATCCCCAGCGCGGCACGGCAACTGTCCGTACTCACAGGGTCGTTGGGCAGCAGGGCCGAGGTGCTGGGCGCGCTGGCCCTGGTGCTGAGCGAGATGGGCGATTCGACCCTTCTGGCCGGTTCGCCGAGCCTCAGGCTCTTGCCTTCAGTTAGATAA
- a CDS encoding LCP family protein, which translates to MTDRPSATTPPSRRKPRRGGRRRALRIVLMTVAVLILAAGGAGWWAYSHLNGNIDSVDLDQAIGDNRPKKVVAGAQNVLVLGSDSRAGANADLDHGDVSGARSDTAMLVHIPEGRSKATAVSIPRDTLISRPECKDADGKTVKAANRVMFNSVYSLAGPACVVKTVEQMSGIRVDHFVEVDFAGFKGLVDALGGVTVTLDKPMSGAKGGLKLDAGTHRLNGADSLKFVRTRYGYGDGSDLGRIGLQQQFMMAMLSEIKKQDALGNPARLYKLADAGTKSLTTDSDLASLTSLADFAQSMKGVDPDTMETIMLPVAYDKVDPNRVVVAEPQAGQLWEALRTDQKIPAEAKKSPAKG; encoded by the coding sequence ATGACCGACCGGCCCTCGGCCACCACTCCCCCGTCCCGGCGCAAGCCGCGGCGCGGCGGCAGGCGACGTGCCCTGCGAATCGTGCTGATGACGGTGGCCGTGCTCATCCTCGCGGCCGGTGGCGCGGGCTGGTGGGCCTACAGCCATCTCAACGGCAACATCGACAGCGTCGACCTGGACCAGGCGATCGGCGACAACCGCCCGAAGAAGGTCGTCGCGGGCGCGCAGAACGTCCTCGTACTCGGCTCCGACTCGCGTGCCGGGGCCAATGCGGACCTCGACCACGGCGATGTGAGCGGCGCCCGCTCGGACACCGCCATGCTGGTGCACATACCCGAGGGCCGGTCCAAGGCCACCGCGGTGAGCATCCCGCGCGACACCCTGATCAGCCGGCCCGAATGCAAGGACGCCGACGGCAAGACCGTCAAGGCCGCGAACCGGGTCATGTTCAACTCGGTCTACTCTCTGGCCGGACCGGCCTGCGTGGTCAAGACCGTGGAGCAGATGTCCGGGATCCGCGTGGACCACTTCGTCGAGGTCGACTTCGCCGGCTTCAAGGGCCTGGTCGACGCGCTCGGCGGGGTCACCGTCACCCTCGACAAGCCGATGAGCGGGGCCAAGGGCGGGCTCAAGCTCGACGCCGGCACGCACCGGCTGAACGGCGCCGACTCGCTGAAGTTCGTCCGTACCCGCTACGGCTACGGCGACGGCAGCGACCTCGGGCGCATAGGCCTCCAGCAGCAGTTCATGATGGCGATGCTGTCGGAGATCAAGAAGCAGGACGCGCTCGGCAACCCGGCCCGGCTCTACAAGCTCGCCGACGCCGGGACGAAGTCGCTGACCACCGACTCCGACCTCGCCTCCCTCACCTCCCTGGCCGACTTCGCCCAGAGCATGAAGGGCGTGGACCCCGACACCATGGAGACGATCATGCTTCCGGTCGCCTACGACAAGGTGGACCCGAACCGCGTGGTCGTCGCGGAGCCGCAGGCGGGCCAGCTGTGGGAGGCCCTGCGCACCGACCAGAAGATCCCGGCGGAGGCGAAGAAGTCCCCCGCCAAGGGCTGA
- the dxs gene encoding 1-deoxy-D-xylulose-5-phosphate synthase, protein MLLTRIKGPRDLDRLSQEELDQLAAEIRSFLVDAVSKTGGHLGPNLGVVELTIALHRVFDSPKDKVLFDTGHQAYVHKLLTGRQDFAGLRTKGGLSGYPSRAESDHDVIENSHASTVLGWADGLAKANEVLGREDHHVAAVIGDGALTGGMAWEALNNIAAAKDRPLVIVVNDNERSYGPTIGGLANHLATLRTTDGYERFLARGKELLERTPVVGKPLFETLHGAKKGLKDFIAPQGMFEDLGLKYIGPIDGHDIEALESALQRAKRFSGPVIVHCLTQKGRGYTPALEHEADRFHAVGVIHPDTGLPVKTAAASWTSVFADEMVKLGHERADIVGITAAMLHPVGLNKFAEAFPDRIYDVGIAEQHGATSAAGLATGGVHPVFAVYATFLNRAFDQVLMDVALHKCGVTFVLDRAGVTGDDGASHNGMWDMSILQVVPGLRLAAPRDAEQLRAQLREAVEVKDAPTVVRYSKGVVGPAVPAVGRIGAMDVLRAPAPEVTRPDVLLVSVGALAPMCLEIADLLDKQGISTTVVDPRWVKPVDEALAPLADRHRVVVTVEDNGRTGGVGSAVAQALRDAGVDVPLRDFGIPQRFLDHALRKEIMAEIGLTAPDIARQVTGLVAKLDGRFDSEPAAAVD, encoded by the coding sequence GTGCTGCTGACCCGCATCAAGGGACCGCGCGATCTGGACCGGCTCAGCCAGGAGGAGCTCGACCAGCTCGCCGCCGAGATCAGGTCCTTCCTCGTCGACGCCGTCTCCAAGACCGGCGGGCACCTCGGCCCCAACCTCGGGGTGGTCGAACTGACGATCGCTCTGCACCGGGTCTTCGACTCGCCCAAGGACAAGGTCCTCTTCGACACCGGCCACCAGGCCTACGTCCACAAGCTGCTCACGGGCCGCCAGGACTTCGCCGGCCTGCGCACCAAGGGCGGCCTGTCCGGCTACCCCTCGCGCGCCGAGTCCGACCACGACGTGATCGAGAACTCCCACGCCTCCACCGTGCTGGGCTGGGCCGACGGCCTCGCCAAGGCCAACGAGGTGCTCGGCCGGGAGGACCACCACGTCGCCGCCGTCATCGGCGACGGCGCGCTGACCGGTGGCATGGCCTGGGAGGCGCTGAACAACATCGCCGCCGCCAAGGACCGTCCGCTGGTCATCGTCGTCAACGACAACGAGCGCTCGTACGGCCCCACCATCGGCGGCCTCGCCAACCACCTGGCCACCCTGCGCACCACGGACGGCTACGAGCGCTTCCTGGCCCGCGGCAAGGAGCTCCTCGAGCGCACCCCGGTCGTCGGGAAGCCGCTCTTCGAGACCCTGCACGGCGCCAAGAAGGGCCTGAAGGACTTCATCGCCCCGCAGGGCATGTTCGAGGACCTCGGCCTGAAGTACATCGGGCCCATCGACGGCCACGACATCGAGGCCCTGGAGTCCGCCCTGCAGCGCGCCAAGCGCTTCAGCGGCCCGGTCATCGTGCACTGCCTCACCCAGAAGGGCCGCGGCTACACCCCGGCCCTGGAGCACGAGGCGGACCGCTTCCACGCGGTCGGCGTGATCCACCCGGACACCGGACTGCCGGTCAAGACCGCGGCCGCCAGCTGGACCTCCGTCTTCGCCGACGAGATGGTCAAGCTCGGCCACGAGCGCGCGGACATCGTCGGCATCACCGCCGCCATGCTCCACCCGGTCGGCCTCAACAAGTTCGCCGAGGCCTTCCCGGACCGCATCTACGACGTGGGCATCGCCGAGCAGCACGGCGCCACTTCGGCGGCGGGCCTGGCCACCGGCGGGGTGCACCCGGTCTTCGCGGTGTACGCGACGTTCCTCAACCGCGCCTTCGACCAGGTCCTGATGGACGTGGCCCTGCACAAGTGCGGGGTCACCTTCGTCCTGGACCGGGCCGGCGTGACCGGCGACGACGGCGCCTCCCACAACGGCATGTGGGACATGTCGATCCTCCAGGTCGTGCCCGGCCTGCGGCTCGCCGCCCCGCGCGACGCCGAGCAGCTGCGCGCCCAGCTCCGCGAGGCCGTCGAGGTCAAGGACGCCCCGACCGTCGTGCGCTACTCCAAGGGCGTCGTCGGCCCGGCCGTCCCGGCCGTCGGCCGCATCGGCGCCATGGACGTCCTGCGCGCCCCGGCCCCCGAGGTCACCCGTCCGGACGTACTGCTCGTCTCGGTCGGCGCACTCGCCCCGATGTGCCTGGAAATCGCCGACCTGCTCGACAAGCAGGGGATCTCCACGACCGTCGTCGACCCCCGCTGGGTCAAGCCCGTGGACGAGGCCCTGGCCCCGCTCGCGGACCGGCACCGCGTGGTCGTCACCGTCGAGGACAACGGCCGCACCGGCGGCGTGGGCTCCGCCGTCGCGCAGGCGCTGCGCGACGCGGGCGTCGACGTACCGCTGCGCGACTTCGGCATCCCGCAGCGCTTCCTCGACCACGCCCTCCGCAAGGAGATCATGGCCGAAATCGGCCTGACCGCGCCGGACATCGCCCGGCAGGTCACCGGCCTGGTCGCCAAGCTGGACGGGCGGTTCGACAGCGAGCCGGCCGCCGCCGTCGACTAG
- a CDS encoding amino acid permease, with protein sequence MNSPFRTKTVEQSIRDTEEPEHALRKSLSAWDLTVFGVGVIIGTGIFVLTGIAARNNAGPATSLAFVAAGIVCALAALCYAEFASTVPVAGSAYTFSYASIGELPAWIIGWDLVLEFALGTAVVAVGWSGYVRHLMHTNLGWDLPTALSGPDAGGTFDLLAFLLILALTAILVVGTKLSARITAIVVAIKVTVVLLVIVAGLFFIKADNYSPFIPPAQPQEAGGDLHAPLVQLLFGYAPTNFGVMGIFTAASLIFFAFIGFDVVATAAEETKNPQRDMPRGILGSLLICTVLYVAVTLVVTGMQKYSEMSPTAPLAEAFKSVNQPFFSGAISLGAAVGLITVSMILLLGQTRVFFAMSRDGLLPRVFSVTHPKYRTPYRATLLLGVIIAVVAGFTSLEKLAELVNIGTLFAFVLVALGVIILRKTRPDLHRAFRTPWVPLIPILSIAASLWLMLNLPAETWIRFGVWMAIGIVVYFAYGRSHSRLGKTGPEAKF encoded by the coding sequence ATGAACAGCCCCTTCCGCACCAAGACGGTGGAGCAGTCCATCCGTGATACGGAGGAGCCGGAGCACGCGCTCCGGAAATCACTCTCGGCCTGGGACCTGACCGTCTTCGGTGTGGGCGTCATCATCGGCACCGGCATCTTCGTCCTCACGGGCATCGCCGCCCGGAACAACGCCGGTCCCGCCACCTCCCTGGCCTTCGTGGCGGCGGGCATCGTCTGCGCTCTCGCGGCGCTCTGCTACGCCGAGTTCGCGTCCACCGTGCCGGTGGCAGGATCCGCGTACACCTTCTCGTACGCCTCGATCGGTGAGCTGCCGGCCTGGATCATCGGCTGGGACCTGGTGCTGGAGTTCGCGCTCGGCACCGCCGTCGTGGCGGTCGGCTGGTCCGGCTACGTGCGTCACCTGATGCACACCAACCTGGGCTGGGACCTGCCCACCGCGCTGTCCGGACCGGACGCGGGAGGGACCTTCGACCTGCTGGCCTTCCTGCTGATCCTGGCGCTGACCGCGATCCTGGTCGTCGGGACGAAGCTCTCGGCGCGGATCACCGCGATCGTGGTCGCCATCAAGGTCACCGTGGTCCTGCTGGTCATCGTCGCGGGCCTGTTCTTCATCAAGGCCGACAACTACTCGCCGTTCATCCCTCCGGCCCAGCCGCAGGAAGCGGGCGGCGACCTGCACGCGCCACTGGTCCAGCTTCTCTTCGGCTACGCGCCCACCAACTTCGGTGTCATGGGCATCTTCACCGCGGCCTCGCTCATCTTCTTCGCCTTCATCGGCTTCGACGTCGTGGCGACGGCGGCCGAGGAGACCAAGAACCCCCAGCGGGACATGCCGCGCGGCATCCTCGGCTCGCTCCTCATCTGCACCGTGCTCTACGTCGCCGTGACGCTCGTGGTCACCGGCATGCAGAAGTACTCGGAGATGTCGCCGACCGCGCCACTGGCCGAAGCCTTCAAGTCGGTGAACCAGCCGTTCTTCTCGGGCGCCATCAGTCTCGGGGCGGCCGTCGGCCTGATCACCGTGAGCATGATCCTGCTGCTCGGCCAGACCCGCGTGTTCTTCGCGATGAGCCGTGACGGACTGCTGCCGCGCGTCTTCTCCGTCACCCACCCCAAGTACCGGACCCCCTACCGGGCGACCCTCCTCCTCGGCGTGATCATCGCCGTCGTGGCGGGCTTCACCAGCCTGGAGAAGCTCGCGGAACTGGTGAACATCGGCACGCTGTTCGCCTTCGTGCTCGTTGCCCTCGGCGTGATCATCCTGCGCAAGACCCGTCCCGACCTGCACCGGGCCTTCCGTACCCCGTGGGTGCCGCTGATCCCGATCCTGTCGATCGCGGCCTCGCTCTGGCTGATGCTCAACCTGCCGGCCGAGACCTGGATCCGCTTCGGGGTCTGGATGGCGATCGGCATCGTCGTCTACTTCGCCTACGGACGCTCGCACAGCCGCCTCGGCAAGACCGGCCCCGAAGCGAAGTTCTAG